From the Chiloscyllium punctatum isolate Juve2018m chromosome 42, sChiPun1.3, whole genome shotgun sequence genome, the window TTTAGCAATGGCTTTGACAAAGTAAAGACAACTACACTTTCTAAAAATTTCAATGTATGTTCTTGGACATATTGATTTCTGAACTTATTCTCTGGAAACTCAATTTGCTTGAGGTATTTAGTTTAATTTCTTGAGCAATGAAAATGTATTGAATTCAAGAGGTATGAAATCAACAAGCTTCGAAGAATATTGGGACATGCAGCTAATGGACTAAGTTTGAagcattttcatgcagaagagGTGAGAGATCAGCAGGAATTCCAATCCATTCAGGTAAATAAGCTGCCTCATATTTAAACACCTTTAGGAAAGGTGACTCAGGCAAAGTAAAGTTTGTGAGGTAAATTGTCTCCCCACCTGCCAAGTAGCCAGCCCAGAAACCAAATGTCCCGATTGTCATTATTGTGTGGTTACAATGTGCAAGGATAGAAAAGTCAAAAGCGACAGTAGCCTGCTTGGGTTCATCTGAAAAGTAAACATCTCCTTTGGAGTTATTAATGTTTTGCTTACACCAGTCCATTCCATTACTTGTCACTACAAAAACCACATTTTCATATTTATTTCTGAAGTAGGCCATTGCTGTGTCTAAATATTTCTTATCAGCTATAACTCCTTTCCAAATATTTGGCATGACATGTACATAATCTCCCCTTCGAACATGAACACCAACATACGTCACATTCTTTCGCTCACCTCTAATGTGTCTTAGGAATGCATTAGCCTCTTCTACaataaaatcatgcaaagttaaCTCACGAAGAATTTCTGAATGGATATGATGATAGAATGTCCAGGAACACGTGTATCCTGAGAGGCTGACATAATCTCCTTGAATACTACGGTACTGATCCTCCATCCAGTCATTGAGATTATAATCCTTCCAATGTATTTTCTTTCTCACACTATCATGGAGGGTTGGAAGGGTAATTTTGAAGATAGGGGACAGGTAATTGGCCATGGAAGGCAAAATATATGCTTGATGACCATTCAATTTTGCCAATGCATATAGTGTTGCATACTCCCCCATCTGGTTGCCAAGTCGTCCAATGGAGTTAATTGTCCAAAATCCCTTTGAAGAAATCACCACCTTTTCAGAATCCTTCTCTGCTTCACTTTCCAATATTATGGATGTATTTTCCAAAGATTGGACATATTTGAACAATGTGTGGTATTTTAACTGATATTTATACATTACAGAAACTGTCATTATGAAATAAAAGAATGTTAGAAAGGCGAACACTTTCATGGCTGGATCTGCACAACTTTTGTTCAAAAGAGCCATATCCAGAGATTCTTCACGTTGTGATTTGCAGTTTATGATTTCCTCAAGTGGAGTTTCTGAAAATCCAGAAATCATTTATTAATACAATAACAATGATGAAGGACAAGTTTCCAAATATTGCTGTAGGATTATTTATTTAACAAAGCTCCTTTTTAGAAATATATATGATGCATACTTGATAAAATTGAGGGTTTAACAACTTTCTGCAAATTGATAGAAAGTGACAGTATTGATAGGGAATGAAAATGTAGCTGTACAATTGGTGCATGAAAACTTGGTGAATCACTTAAATGATAGATGTGACATGTGGCATGAGTTGAATTCTCCAGCTTTATACTGTTTCAGGTTCGATTGATTTGGTAAAAGAAAGTATCCTGTGGAGGAGAATTGGTTTTATCTTCTATTTGCTGAATGGTCAAGGTCCAGAAGGACAGATATGGGCAATCCAGTGGAGGGCAGAACAAGTCTTCGGTACtattgcaagaatgttgccagggcccatagcctttgcagtatcaaCTTACAGTTCCCTGCCATTTTAAAATTTTACTGATCAATTTCAAGTTTACAATATCTCTCAGTTTCCCACAGTTACAATTTAAAATTTAACAAGTTACACTTGAAATTTATAACACTTAAATTTGTTTAGTGCTTGGTTAAGCTCCTGCACTCAGTTTCATTTGGGGACAAGCTTGAAACACTGTACTCCTAACCAATACCTCCACACGTAAGCCTTCAGGTCTCACGGTCTGCAACTCCCCCTCTTGGAACCTTGATGTCCCTAGCTTCTTCGTGGGCCACAATTCATGTGGAAACAGCTAGGTAGCATCTCTACTCTCGCTGCACCAAATTCCTTCACTTACCAAATTCCCCGTTTGAAGCATCCGGTGTCCCTGCTTGTATTCTCCAGCTTTGTGGTCACGTCATTCCAACACACAAGTGCCACCACTGAAAACATAAAGCTGTAGTTATGTTCTCAGGAGCAAAATTAATGGAAACTGCAAGCAATGGATCTGTATGTAGGCAGTAATACCATGACACGGCATGTATACAATATCGATGCTAAattgttttaaaactaattataaTGATGTTATATTCTCAAAGccattttattcattcacaggatgaaggcaTTACTCatcaggtcagcatttattgctaatcCCCAGTTGCTCAGGggtcagttgagagtcaaccacatagctGTGGGTGTGAAATCAGATggttacattagatcagattccctacactgtggaaacaggccccaacaactccacactgaccctctgaagagtaacacacccagacccatatccctctagctaatgcacctaacactatgggcaatttagcatggccaattcacctgaactgcacatctttgtgactgtgggaggaaacccatgcggagaacgtgcaaactccacacaggcagtcacccgaggctgggattgaacctgggaccctggtgctgtgaggcagcagtgctaaccactgagccaccatgccacccataggTTAGGTTTTGTAGGTTAGACCAGCAGTTTACTtcactgaaggacattaatgaatcagatgggtttttcccaacaattggtTCATGGTCATCATAAGACTCTTAATTTCAGCTTTTCTTTTAATTCAAATTCCGTCATCGACCCgacttgaacccgggtccccagaacattgcctggctCTCTGGATGAACAATTCAATGACAATACAATTTGGCCATATTCTCCCCACTGAAAATGAAGATTCAAAGCTTTGACTGAACAGATTTGCCCTTTATTTCAATAATTGTTGCCTGAACTATGATGAGGAAGATGAAGCAAGAATTAGCAAGGGTGCAATGGTACTGGGAGGGAGAAAGCAGTCACTGAGTATGATGTGTTATGATCCTAATCCATTTTGTGGCTATTGGAGATAGGACATATCTGCCAATTCACTTGTTTCAACCTGAGGGAACAAGCTTGGTATAAAGCCAGGATCCAGAGTCACTGAACTGGCTGGCAGAATTGATCAGTCGCTCTCTGAAGAAAAACAGCTAGTCACGATTAATACTTTCCTCTAAATAGTCTTTATTAATCAATTACAATCAGACTGTAATGTTCTGGATATAGCAAGGGTCCAGGTGAAACTTCCACTCAGAAGGACTATGGAATTGGATTATTCAAGCTGTTGATATAGAAAACCATGAAAGACGATGTAACTTTCAAAATTCATAACAGTTTATTACAGCATCAAACAAACAGTTCAATGTTTAGGTGGAAAGTGAGATAAATCTAAGGATGCTATGACCTCAGTGAAAATAGATTACCAGTATTCAACATTTGTCTTTTGAATTTAATACCTGAGACTTCCATGCGTTAAAAATGAGACAAGGGAAGATAGATTTGTGGGTAAGACATTCTTGGCctgactctctttttctctctctctctcacctccaggctcttcacagatgctaccagacccgctgagtttttccagcagcttctattTTAATTTCTGATTTACGGTATCTGCAACTCTTCTGTTTTTTCTTAACTACTTCAGGTTTTCTTCATTCTCGTGACTCGAAGACTCTAAAACTATACAAAATGCAACTGCCTTTATCAATATCCCTCCCTCTTCTTTGCAACACCCTTACCTGCATGTGTGTATTGCTGCAGTCATGTTTTATTAAAATGTTTCAGGTAACAAGCTCTACCACCCTTTTTTAAAGTGAAGAAAACCCTACAACTGGGTCCCATACATTTTTGATCTGGTGAACAAACTTTTGTTGAAGTGTGATGTGTATGTACTAAAAAAGCAAAGAATATTTGTCGTGACTGACCGACATTgggctgggggaggtgggggcaggggataTTGATAAAAGCGAGTTGCGTTTCTTCTGCATCCAATCATAAGAAACTTCAGGGTTGATTATTCCATTCAAACCTATTGACTAATGAAAGAATTTGAAGTGGGGAAAAAATTGCCTTTTCAAAAGTTGTGCTAATTCAATAAAATGCAACTATGGAAAGGTTTTCTTGAGATTTTAAGATTTAACTTGCCAGGATCCCCATGTTTGCTGTGACTGCTTTCACACATCAGGACAAAATAACGTTTGAGACTCTAAAAGCTTTGTCCCTGGAAGAATTGAAGTGATATTTAAGTTGTTTGAGGTAGAGTTCCAGCCAAAAGCCAGGAAAGAGAATTTTAGAACGATGACAAAGTCTCTTGAGCTGGAAAATGAGCAAAAggaaacaggtttatttgtcagACCTGCCATGGGACCTGGGCATTGTTGGTTGGGCGAGCATTGActacctgtccctggttgcccttcagaaggtgtgGTCAGCTACCTTTTTGAACCGCTGCATTCTACGTGCTGTAGGTAACCACAATGACCTTAGACAGGAAATTCTAGgcttttgatccagtgacactgaaggaacagtaatataaTTTCAAATAAGGACagtgaatgacttggaggggaatttgaaggtggtagTGCCCTCATGTACTCTGAAGTCTCTTTATGCTTCAgacttccaaaacctttcctacttagaaaatagtccatgcctctcttcttcttaccaaagtgcataacttcatgCTTTCCCACATTGTTTTCCATTTACTACTTCTTTGCTCACTGTTTTAGCCTaaccaagtccttctgcagaaTTCCCACCTCCTCAACATGACCTatctttctgtcatctgcaaacctcacAATAATGCCCTCACTTCCATCATCCAGTTTGTTAATGCATAACATGAATAATTGTAGTCCCAAGACCGACTACTGTGGGAACtccaatagattagattacttacagtgtggaaacaggcccttcggcccaacaagtccaccctgaccctccgaagagcaacccacctagaccattcccctcttcacctaacacaacgtgcaatttagcatggccaattcacctaacctgcccatttttgtgttgtgggagaaaacccatgcagacacagggagaatgtgcaagcaccacacagacagttgcctgaggcaggaattgaacccaggtctctggcactgtaagcagcggtgctaaccactgtgccaccgtgcatcTGTTGCCATCCTAAAGACCCCTTTACTCCCACTCTCTGAATCTGCCAAaatagccaatcctctatccatgccaagaTCCTGTCCCCAAacccatgggctcttaccttattTATCAGCCTGCTGTGTGGTACCTAGtcaaaggatttctggaaatccaaatacatcatGTCCCCTAGCTCTCCTTTGTTTAATTTGTTTATTACTTCTTCTAATTgaattgtcaggcatgacctgcccGAATGAATCCAGGCTGACTCAGCTCTaatttaccatacacttccaaatacaatgcaatctcatccttaataatggactcttaaCGTTTTACCAACAGTTGAGATCAGGGCTAACTGGCCTATCATTTCCCACCTTCTGCCTCCACCCCTTCTTAAACAGAAGTGTTACATTATCAGTGATTGTTTTGAAAGGCCAGAGACTGAAATCTGCGTTCTCAAGATGTTGTGTCCTCACAGACCTTGTGAGTGGAGAAAACAAATGGTTTTCAAGCTGGAAGGAAATTAAATTCCAATGTATTAATAAAGGGACTTATAGGAAAATGGATAAATGTTGCTGATTAGAGATTACTTTGAAATGGGTTTGTTGTTGGTCTTGTAAGTTTGGGGTCTGTCCCAAGCTCATCAACGCCTGGGACTGATAATTTATTGGCAAATGATTTTTCTGGAAGCAAATTATAATCTAAAATAGAAAAGCACAACCCAAAAAATCTAGGAAAGCAGGAAAAAGCCaacaatgaacagtggaaaaacCATAAACTGAAAGGCAATCAGAAACTCTTCATAGGACATCAAATCCTGAGAGGATGGAGTGGCTAAAGCTGGGTCATTCAAATTAAGCTGGGGGACATGGAAAAAAGGTAGGAAATTGAAAGTTGTTGAGGAGCCTTAAAAGCCATAAGGTTTGGAATAGCCCAGGAAGAGTCACTCAAATTAAGTGGAGCTTAAGTCCCGCCATTGAATGCAGAAAGATTCAAGACGGATCATGAAGATGTTAAAAGATTCGGAGATAGAGTAACAGCAAAAACTAAAGTCTAGAAGGGGGGTGATGTGTAATGAAAAAAATGAAGACAGGCCAGCGCCAGAAATTGATGGACTATTCCAAGTTTATCTTCATCCCACAGCTCAAAAGGTTATTTGTCAACTAGGACTTAATATTTCAGTTTACCAGCTTGGGAAGTAATGACACTATATTATCTTCAAATTTATAATAATTTCTTCCAATCTCATTTCTCTGAGTTTGAGATGAGGGGGTTTACAATTGCTCCATTGTTTTCAATAAGGAGCAATTCAGAGGTTTGGCTACTTTCACAATCAGCAGAATCCCTTTCCAGAAACAGAACTTATAATTTACTCTTCTCATTTTCATGCATGCAAAATCAGAATCACAGCAGACTCAAAATATTAGATCAGTAGTCCATAAAatataagagcagaaattaggccattcagcccaacgattctgctctgccattcaatcatggctaataggtttctcaaacccattctcccactttctcaccataacccttgatccttcctttacaatcaagaatctatctatttcaGTCTGAagaccttctgtggcaatgaattccacagattccccactctctggctgaagaagtttctccttatctccattctaaaaggtcttccctttactctaggACTGTGCCCTCAtgtcctcgtctctcctaccaatggaaacatcttctcaacatccactctgtccaggccattcagtattctgtaagtttcaattaggtctccactcttccctctaaactccattgagaaCAGATCCAGAATCCTCAAATATTCCTCATataataagcttttcattcctgggacaattctcgtgaacctcctctgaacactctccagggccagtatatccttcctgagatatgtggcccaaaactgagcacaatactccaaatgtggcttgaCCAGAGGCTTTTCGAgattcagaagtacatccctgcttttttaTTCATGTCCTTTCTAaataactactgactcaaccttgagagaatcctggac encodes:
- the LOC140465526 gene encoding galactoside alpha-(1,2)-fucosyltransferase 2-like — its product is MTVSVMYKYQLKYHTLFKYVQSLENTSIILESEAEKDSEKVVISSKGFWTINSIGRLGNQMGEYATLYALAKLNGHQAYILPSMANYLSPIFKITLPTLHDSVRKKIHWKDYNLNDWMEDQYRSIQGDYVSLSGYTCSWTFYHHIHSEILRELTLHDFIVEEANAFLRHIRGERKNVTYVGVHVRRGDYVHVMPNIWKGVIADKKYLDTAMAYFRNKYENVVFVVTSNGMDWCKQNINNSKGDVYFSDEPKQATVAFDFSILAHCNHTIMTIGTFGFWAGYLAGGETIYLTNFTLPESPFLKVFKYEAAYLPEWIGIPADLSPLLHENASNLVH